One region of Canis aureus isolate CA01 chromosome 31, VMU_Caureus_v.1.0, whole genome shotgun sequence genomic DNA includes:
- the LOC144302305 gene encoding uncharacterized protein LOC144302305 produces the protein MEVTPPWGPLSKSHIKVKRGVAAREARTKGARLPLLAPGVSGRTRRGPRSLAAHRAASASERPEAPTPRSRPEAEGGTKAARRPPRTESRGRCLPSPSPTRSFGGAQRGLTRTEPGTSGPGVRRKRRRTRGPGRRRTQPGRGLPRRPEGPVGPGARSVQGRRSLLERGSLWTTPLKIQESKQEQHCSPPSRIRRSAGEANPQSGAGVRRPPITPSAPSDLISFNVSDCLRLTFVCRSRVGHPLC, from the exons ATGGAG GTAACGCCACCCTGGGGGCCGCTCTCCAAGTCTCACATTAAAGTGAAGCGGGGCGTGGCGGCAAGGGAGGCCCGAACCAAGGGCGCGCGTTTACCTCTACTCGCTCCCGGGGTCTCCGGGCGGACAAGGCGGGGCCCGCGCTCCCTGGCAGCGCATCGAGCAGCTTCTGCCTCTGAACGCCCGGAGGCCCCGACTCCGCGCTCCCGGCCGGAGGCTGAGGGAGGGACAAAGGCCGCCCGTCGCCCGCCGCGCACCGAGAGCCGAGGCCGCTGCCTTCCGAGTCCCTCGCCGACGCGTTCGTTTGGCGGAGCCCAAAGGGGTCTGACGCGCACGGAACCAGGAACGTCGGGCCCAGGTGTCCGGAGGAAACGCAGGCGAACGCGGGGGCCGGGACGGAGGCGAACGCAGCCCGGCCGCGGCCTCCCAAGGCGGCCTGAAGGGCCCGTGGGACCAGGAGCGCGGAGTGTGCAGGGAAGACGGAGCCTGCTGGAGAGAG GCTCTCTATGGACGACCCCACTGAAGATTCAGGAGTCAAAACAAGAGCAGCACTGCAGTCCCCCATCACGGATCAGACGTTCCGCAGGAGAGGCCAACCCGCAGAGTGGAGCGGGCGTTAGGAG GCCTCCCATAACCCCTTCAGCACCCAGCGATCTCATCTCGTTCAATGTCTCGGATTGTCTGCGTCTTACCTTCGTGTGCCGTTCACGCGTAGGACACCCCCTCTGCTAG